One segment of Flavobacteriales bacterium DNA contains the following:
- a CDS encoding SRPBCC domain-containing protein codes for ATYDEIIDRKRISYVMADGRQAITDFENVDGKTKVTTTFDAENQNPVEMQKDGWQAILNNFKRYVEG; via the coding sequence AAGCCACCTATGATGAGATCATCGACCGGAAAAGAATCTCCTACGTCATGGCGGATGGCAGACAGGCCATCACCGACTTTGAAAATGTGGATGGTAAAACAAAAGTGACCACCACCTTTGATGCAGAAAACCAAAACCCGGTGGAGATGCAGAAAGACGGCTGGCAAGCCATCCTCAATAATTTCAAAAGGTACGTGGAAGGATAA